The Echinicola rosea genome has a segment encoding these proteins:
- a CDS encoding eCIS core domain-containing protein has product MRELRKKNKPGQQPRNQLFRKADDQSKDFFGVQAKLDMGQPDDQYEKEADAVADQVVANSEPSASIQAQTGEEEEVQQQPLAESISKVQRQEMEEEPLQTKSEEEMEEPVQSKAEEEEAVQTKTEEEQPLQSKEDDEPVQAKCAECEKEEATMAATEDSEEPLKAEAAEKEDPVQHKTEDKELQSKADSALQGIEGPLNKSKGGGNPLDKDTKQAMEAGFAADFSNVNIHTDEKAAEMSSQIGAQAFTHGHDIYFNKGKFQPGSAKGKQLLAHELTHTIQQKGMVQKKVQARLGDGHDFPATSRFSRNAILESTFDNFRTVQSGSNGTHVTMIQNALVGLNYPLPRFGVDGSFGDETQRAVKAFQEDVGIKVDGIVGTNTIDFLDKRDRGQEVDPALLPVVANSSINLDNVIAQPGAAPSRALGAGVWGLTFPENVQVNLEVIDNGAVWQPVIVGVTGNYSLQTRLLPGVTEVTGPGGNTTAANYCNQINDMNSLTLVGGNWFMASAVLAHERVHAEKFRDALIDPSVLTPLETAIEGITIPKHFAPNAGIAELMIRVSPTYLAALSNAQTNWLNQILVLVGGDHGAPRGTGPTYGAEREILNPMIRRICHHAKANGWPSCPPLCT; this is encoded by the coding sequence ATGAGAGAGCTAAGGAAAAAAAATAAACCAGGCCAGCAACCCAGAAATCAGCTTTTCAGGAAAGCAGATGACCAATCCAAGGATTTCTTTGGTGTACAGGCCAAGCTGGATATGGGCCAACCTGACGATCAATATGAAAAGGAAGCGGATGCTGTGGCCGACCAGGTAGTCGCCAATTCCGAACCATCAGCGTCCATCCAAGCCCAAACAGGAGAGGAAGAAGAAGTACAACAGCAACCACTTGCTGAAAGCATTAGTAAGGTTCAACGACAAGAAATGGAGGAGGAGCCATTACAAACCAAATCCGAAGAGGAAATGGAAGAGCCCGTCCAGTCAAAAGCAGAAGAGGAAGAAGCAGTTCAAACCAAAACCGAGGAGGAACAACCTCTGCAAAGTAAAGAAGATGATGAGCCGGTACAAGCCAAATGTGCCGAATGCGAAAAAGAAGAGGCCACCATGGCCGCTACAGAAGACAGTGAAGAGCCGCTAAAAGCTGAGGCGGCGGAAAAGGAAGATCCTGTCCAACATAAAACCGAAGACAAAGAGCTCCAATCCAAAGCAGACAGTGCGCTACAAGGAATAGAAGGCCCATTAAACAAAAGTAAAGGAGGGGGAAATCCATTAGACAAAGATACGAAACAAGCAATGGAAGCCGGTTTTGCGGCAGATTTTAGCAATGTCAACATCCATACGGATGAAAAAGCAGCAGAGATGAGCAGCCAAATAGGTGCGCAGGCATTTACCCATGGCCATGACATATACTTCAATAAAGGAAAATTCCAGCCTGGTTCCGCTAAAGGAAAGCAGCTATTGGCGCATGAGCTTACCCATACCATTCAACAGAAAGGAATGGTCCAGAAAAAGGTTCAGGCCAGATTGGGAGATGGACATGACTTTCCCGCTACTAGCAGGTTTTCAAGAAATGCCATTTTGGAATCTACCTTTGACAATTTCAGAACCGTACAGTCTGGAAGCAACGGTACCCACGTGACCATGATCCAAAATGCCCTAGTGGGACTCAATTATCCACTACCTCGTTTTGGGGTGGATGGGTCTTTTGGTGATGAAACGCAGCGTGCCGTCAAAGCTTTTCAAGAAGATGTGGGGATCAAAGTGGATGGTATCGTAGGCACGAACACCATAGACTTCTTGGACAAGAGGGACCGCGGTCAGGAGGTAGATCCAGCACTCTTGCCGGTAGTTGCCAATTCGTCGATCAATCTCGATAATGTCATTGCACAGCCTGGAGCAGCCCCATCCCGAGCGCTTGGGGCAGGAGTATGGGGGCTGACGTTTCCTGAAAATGTCCAGGTAAACCTCGAAGTAATTGACAATGGAGCCGTATGGCAACCAGTGATAGTAGGTGTTACGGGCAATTACAGCTTGCAGACACGCCTGCTTCCTGGTGTGACCGAGGTGACCGGACCAGGAGGTAATACTACAGCAGCCAATTACTGCAATCAAATCAATGACATGAACAGCTTGACCTTGGTAGGGGGAAACTGGTTCATGGCATCTGCTGTACTGGCACATGAAAGGGTACATGCCGAAAAGTTCAGGGATGCACTGATCGATCCATCGGTGCTCACCCCTTTAGAAACGGCCATTGAAGGCATCACCATTCCCAAGCACTTTGCCCCCAATGCCGGCATCGCAGAGCTTATGATCAGGGTAAGTCCCACGTATCTAGCTGCACTCAGCAATGCACAAACCAACTGGCTGAACCAGATTTTGGTGCTAGTAGGTGGAGATCATGGTGCGCCAAGAGGGACCGGGCCGACCTATGGTGCCGAAAGGGAAATTCTCAATCCCATGATCAGAAGAATCTGTCATCACGCAAAGGCCAACGGATGGCCATCCTGTCCACCATTGTGTACTTAA
- the trpF gene encoding phosphoribosylanthranilate isomerase, whose translation MALKTFVKISTVNNLSDARYCAGMYVNLMGFNLEQENKDYMAPEKYQELTEWLSGLDYVGEFEASHPDSILETAKNYKGLSYLQVNEEAFLQMLINTSYKLILKQEIKSLGDLEDLAAKAQTYQENGVLLLLESGNLEFNDDASNLVKEIAEKCEVLLGFGLEADTVENLVKDTGVKGIAIKGGDEIKPGLKDFDELADILEALEEED comes from the coding sequence ATGGCCCTCAAGACATTTGTAAAGATCAGTACTGTAAATAACTTAAGCGATGCGCGATACTGTGCAGGAATGTATGTAAACCTCATGGGATTCAACCTGGAGCAAGAGAATAAGGATTATATGGCTCCAGAAAAATATCAAGAATTGACAGAATGGCTATCGGGATTAGATTATGTGGGTGAATTTGAGGCCAGTCATCCCGATAGTATTTTGGAAACCGCCAAAAATTATAAGGGACTAAGTTACCTTCAGGTAAATGAGGAGGCATTTTTGCAAATGTTAATCAATACATCTTATAAGCTTATCTTAAAGCAAGAAATAAAATCCCTTGGTGATCTGGAAGACCTTGCGGCCAAGGCCCAAACGTATCAAGAAAATGGCGTTTTACTATTGCTTGAATCGGGGAATTTAGAATTCAATGATGATGCCAGTAACTTGGTAAAGGAAATTGCGGAAAAGTGCGAAGTGTTACTTGGTTTTGGACTAGAGGCAGATACGGTAGAAAATCTGGTTAAGGACACAGGTGTAAAAGGAATTGCTATCAAAGGAGGCGACGAGATCAAGCCTGGCCTTAAGGACTTTGATGAATTAGCCGATATTCTGGAAGCATTGGAAGAGGAAGATTGA
- a CDS encoding eCIS core domain-containing protein, with translation MKHFSSKTNQSQGNPAQKQPENFFQAKLNMGQPGDKFEMEADQMADQVVSGIHETDTTTSPSPETTVQTQQEEELVTAETTEAEAQEKPLAESVTPVVQSQTEEEQVQEKEEEEELQTQDDEEFQKSLGASDDDDPNEGNVQAQSEHSKALSPQLEGQIKSGSGGSPMDPSTQSSMESGFGADFSGVNIHTDSSAVQMSSDLGAQAFTHGNDIYFNEGKYNPSSPSGQHLLAHELTHTIQQGSSNAVQGKMVQKEGEEEALSPPEGIQPVNESQNNFSFQDADGSLSTLESGSAKNLKIGKISISDFKGTRYANRFNPPFQLPTGRDTNQIENWKSSLNTAVTPLLNAKVSEATNLGGFSKEESEEDRKYFFKGKNDPEYIVFGNRAELLELSLIPIWDKDLSPASFQVDHIVEHQLGGADTKDNYELLEGSANGSSGSSIAWEMNKKIKAVYDVLKSPYYQDPSKQYRPNLPSRPARANQYVNLFRNQGYNISFESNDFNLETKSGNPDQHWKYSDIEGGQHLDKLEGMSAEEIEQMGNESDPALFISPSGGKKLSIPEESEFPKSQWLPRVDLKSPPDFENKTLAIDAYKAADMRKNTISASYSGMTWYMDKIEGTYIFYVDKQKTLDEAMKGTGGVFQSLRLPGMSPIRVDQLDITENGFYGIGKVLPTVPFIADADIDIVIDGDGIRLRKLFTSEEFSMPSPFSISETTLEVSFGTQGLGISGQVNFGIDQVGEGHIGAAASTEGGFELEGAFNFDSELFDPAEITVEYKDNIWTIGGEIGIPEGKVRGVKSATINATYSENTFSATGEAELDIPGIERGAMSIEYGDEGFSIGGNFDLSSDIPGISGGNVAARVSKESGAEEYDVFVSGTAQPDIPGISSELSVTYENGALTIEGRASYERGMLSGTIEVGATNRAIGENGEPIGEPDDTMRVYGGGSLTLQLTPWLEATAGVTFTPEGEIEVTARLASDRYEVFSRREVNRNLFTVPTIEIPLFAIPLGPRSIGLVAQIGGGLDFTAGFGPGELRNMSAEITYNPEREEETTVAGHGEFAIPADAGLTLRGDLSLGVSVGIASLTGGIELAGSLGLEGEAAAEVDVNWSPQTGLALDAEGRVTVNPKFTFDLNAFARASLGIGWFSVSETWRHNLASYEWGPDIQFGVVFPVHYREGEAFDMSFDDIEVIYPDLDVIDMAKGLARDVKNDIFS, from the coding sequence ATGAAACACTTCAGTTCCAAAACGAATCAATCCCAAGGCAATCCTGCCCAAAAGCAGCCCGAGAACTTCTTTCAGGCCAAGTTGAACATGGGTCAACCTGGGGATAAATTCGAAATGGAAGCTGATCAAATGGCAGACCAAGTAGTCAGTGGTATTCATGAAACCGATACCACAACCTCACCATCACCAGAAACCACCGTACAAACACAGCAAGAGGAAGAACTCGTAACGGCAGAAACCACCGAAGCTGAAGCACAGGAAAAACCGCTCGCCGAGTCCGTCACACCCGTGGTACAGTCACAAACGGAAGAAGAGCAGGTACAGGAAAAGGAGGAGGAAGAGGAGCTCCAAACGCAGGATGACGAGGAATTTCAGAAAAGCCTCGGTGCCAGTGATGATGATGATCCCAATGAGGGAAATGTACAAGCCCAGTCCGAGCACAGCAAGGCTTTAAGTCCCCAACTTGAGGGCCAAATCAAATCCGGCAGCGGAGGCAGTCCAATGGATCCAAGCACCCAATCCAGCATGGAAAGTGGCTTTGGAGCCGATTTTAGCGGAGTCAATATCCATACCGACAGCAGTGCAGTACAGATGAGCAGTGACCTGGGGGCACAGGCCTTTACCCATGGTAATGACATCTATTTCAACGAAGGAAAGTATAATCCCAGCAGTCCGTCAGGCCAGCATCTCCTGGCCCATGAGCTGACCCACACAATCCAGCAGGGCAGCAGCAATGCCGTGCAGGGAAAGATGGTACAGAAGGAAGGGGAGGAGGAAGCGTTGAGTCCACCAGAAGGGATACAACCTGTTAATGAAAGTCAAAATAACTTTTCCTTTCAGGATGCTGATGGAAGCCTATCTACCTTAGAATCGGGATCAGCGAAGAATTTAAAAATTGGTAAGATCAGTATTAGTGATTTTAAAGGTACACGATATGCCAATCGATTTAATCCTCCTTTTCAACTTCCAACTGGGAGAGACACCAACCAAATAGAAAATTGGAAATCGTCATTAAATACTGCTGTGACTCCACTTTTAAATGCAAAGGTGAGTGAAGCCACTAATTTGGGAGGTTTTTCAAAAGAGGAATCAGAAGAAGACCGGAAATATTTTTTTAAAGGAAAAAATGATCCCGAGTACATTGTTTTTGGTAATAGGGCAGAGTTGCTCGAGTTAAGTTTGATCCCGATATGGGACAAAGATCTTTCACCTGCTTCATTTCAAGTAGATCATATCGTAGAACATCAATTAGGTGGAGCGGACACGAAAGATAACTATGAATTATTGGAAGGGTCTGCTAATGGCAGTTCAGGTTCGAGTATTGCTTGGGAAATGAATAAAAAAATAAAGGCAGTATATGATGTATTAAAGTCTCCATATTACCAAGATCCAAGTAAGCAGTATAGGCCTAATTTACCTTCACGTCCTGCTAGGGCTAACCAATATGTCAACCTTTTTAGAAATCAAGGATATAATATTTCCTTTGAGAGTAATGATTTTAATCTTGAAACCAAATCAGGTAACCCCGATCAACATTGGAAATACAGTGATATTGAAGGTGGGCAGCACTTAGATAAACTGGAAGGAATGTCTGCCGAGGAAATAGAGCAGATGGGGAATGAATCTGATCCTGCCCTGTTTATCTCTCCTTCAGGTGGGAAAAAACTGTCCATACCAGAAGAAAGTGAATTTCCCAAAAGCCAATGGCTACCCAGAGTTGATTTAAAGTCTCCTCCGGATTTTGAAAACAAAACTCTCGCCATAGATGCCTATAAAGCTGCTGATATGAGAAAAAACACTATAAGTGCTTCCTACAGCGGTATGACTTGGTACATGGACAAGATCGAAGGAACCTACATTTTCTATGTGGATAAACAAAAGACACTTGATGAGGCAATGAAAGGAACTGGAGGGGTGTTCCAGAGTCTCAGGTTACCAGGGATGAGTCCAATCAGGGTCGATCAACTTGATATCACTGAAAACGGATTTTACGGTATCGGTAAGGTATTACCCACCGTTCCTTTTATTGCTGATGCAGATATAGACATTGTTATTGATGGAGATGGAATCAGGTTGAGGAAGCTTTTTACCTCAGAGGAGTTTTCCATGCCTTCACCTTTTAGCATCTCTGAAACAACTTTAGAAGTTTCTTTTGGCACTCAAGGTCTTGGCATTTCAGGCCAAGTAAACTTCGGCATCGACCAAGTAGGGGAAGGACACATCGGTGCAGCCGCTTCTACGGAAGGTGGTTTTGAGCTGGAAGGAGCATTTAATTTTGACTCGGAGTTATTTGATCCTGCTGAGATAACGGTAGAATACAAGGATAATATCTGGACGATTGGCGGTGAAATCGGCATTCCCGAAGGCAAGGTTCGCGGAGTCAAAAGCGCTACCATCAATGCCACTTACAGCGAAAACACGTTCAGTGCCACAGGTGAAGCTGAGCTTGACATTCCGGGCATAGAGCGTGGAGCCATGTCCATCGAATATGGTGATGAGGGTTTTTCTATTGGTGGTAACTTTGACCTGAGTAGTGACATCCCGGGTATCTCTGGAGGTAATGTAGCCGCACGTGTGTCCAAGGAATCTGGTGCTGAAGAATATGATGTATTTGTTTCGGGAACAGCCCAACCGGATATTCCGGGCATATCATCGGAATTATCGGTCACCTATGAAAATGGTGCCTTGACCATCGAAGGCCGAGCTTCCTACGAGCGGGGAATGTTGAGTGGCACCATAGAGGTAGGGGCGACCAATCGTGCTATCGGGGAGAATGGAGAGCCTATTGGTGAGCCTGACGATACCATGCGGGTATATGGTGGTGGAAGTTTGACCTTGCAATTGACGCCTTGGTTAGAAGCTACAGCTGGGGTCACGTTTACACCGGAAGGAGAGATCGAGGTAACCGCTCGATTGGCTTCGGACAGGTATGAGGTGTTTAGTAGAAGAGAGGTTAACCGTAATCTATTTACGGTACCTACCATAGAAATCCCCCTGTTTGCCATTCCGTTGGGACCACGGAGTATTGGGTTAGTGGCGCAAATTGGTGGCGGATTGGATTTTACCGCCGGATTCGGCCCAGGAGAATTGCGCAATATGTCTGCGGAAATCACCTATAACCCTGAGCGGGAAGAGGAAACTACGGTAGCAGGTCATGGGGAATTTGCCATTCCTGCAGATGCAGGTTTGACTTTACGTGGCGACTTGAGCTTGGGCGTGAGTGTCGGTATTGCCAGCTTGACAGGCGGAATTGAGCTTGCGGGATCTTTGGGGCTGGAAGGGGAAGCAGCTGCGGAAGTAGATGTCAACTGGAGCCCTCAAACTGGCTTGGCCTTAGACGCAGAAGGGCGGGTTACGGTCAATCCAAAATTCACCTTCGACCTGAATGCCTTTGCCCGGGCCAGTTTGGGAATCGGATGGTTTTCGGTTTCCGAAACTTGGCGTCACAATCTTGCTTCGTACGAATGGGGCCCCGACATTCAGTTTGGTGTAGTCTTTCCGGTTCACTACAGAGAGGGCGAAGCTTTCGACATGTCATTCGATGACATTGAAGTAATCTATCCTGATTTGGATGTTATTGATATGGCGAAAGGGCTTGCCAGGGATGTTAAAAACGATATATTTTCTTAA
- a CDS encoding N-acetylmuramidase domain-containing protein has product MKTIKYRSRGPEVRFLEEILSDMGYQVYVSNYFGLDTHHAIWEYQQKNDLVVDGIVGLKTWSKLLEQNPEVLQQNNKLLAEQDLIAFGNEYDLELATVKAVNEVESSGKGFLADGRAKILFEGHVFWRQLKQRGIDPNTYFNQQTSNVLYPEWTRNHYKGGGAEYDRLQKAINIDTKPEFEDAAYSSASWGAFQIMGYHAINLGYPSVKDFVQKMQKHEREHLKAFGEFLEAKNLIRHLKRKDWAKFARGYNGPAYAQNHYDVKLQRAYERYK; this is encoded by the coding sequence ATGAAAACCATCAAATACCGTTCTCGCGGACCTGAAGTACGCTTTTTGGAAGAAATACTATCCGATATGGGGTATCAAGTTTATGTTTCCAATTATTTTGGATTGGATACCCATCATGCGATCTGGGAATATCAGCAGAAAAATGATTTGGTGGTCGATGGTATCGTCGGATTGAAAACCTGGAGTAAACTACTCGAACAAAACCCAGAGGTGCTCCAACAAAACAATAAACTCCTCGCAGAGCAGGACTTAATAGCTTTTGGTAATGAATATGACCTCGAACTGGCCACTGTCAAAGCTGTAAATGAAGTAGAAAGCAGTGGCAAAGGTTTTTTGGCTGATGGAAGGGCTAAGATCCTTTTTGAAGGCCATGTGTTTTGGCGACAGCTGAAACAAAGAGGGATCGATCCCAATACTTACTTCAATCAGCAAACCAGTAATGTGCTCTATCCAGAATGGACACGCAATCACTACAAAGGGGGAGGAGCAGAATATGATCGATTACAAAAGGCCATTAATATAGACACAAAGCCCGAATTTGAAGATGCGGCTTATTCATCTGCTTCTTGGGGAGCCTTTCAGATCATGGGCTACCATGCCATAAACCTTGGCTATCCTTCGGTGAAGGATTTTGTGCAAAAAATGCAAAAACATGAGCGGGAGCATCTAAAAGCCTTTGGGGAATTTCTTGAGGCCAAGAACCTTATCAGGCACCTGAAACGAAAAGATTGGGCCAAATTTGCTAGGGGTTACAATGGCCCCGCCTACGCCCAAAACCACTATGATGTCAAACTCCAACGTGCTTATGAAAGGTACAAATGA
- a CDS encoding ATP-binding protein, which translates to MNELLHFLKIAICARMDFETGKVKQLPKPQMDLHLNKEEALGKFIFDHQVKNQELLLLTLALVPHIDPGFFNRIIQAYFPKGGEFPEFGGIKAKNHRGIIPTGETALYILAGNDANTRKKYLPLFTTSFLFQKGIISLEEGSRSEPRWSGALIMDGEYAELFTTERISKPKLSSSFPAQLINTELEWEDLVLNSKTLNHIQEIEEWLQHEHALLHEWGMHKRLKPGYRVMFFGPPGTGKTLTASLLGKYTQKDVYRIDLSLVTSKYIGETEKNLSSLFDKAANKDWILFFDEADAIFGKRTNVRDAHDKYANQEVSYLLQRIENHPGLVILASNFKSNIDMAFTRRFQSIIEFPLPVAAERLILWEKNIPPKAKIAKDLDLSVFAKKYELTGANIVNVIQYASLKALSKDKKELGQEDLLTGIKKELVKEGKMVN; encoded by the coding sequence ATGAACGAACTATTACATTTTTTGAAGATTGCCATTTGTGCACGGATGGATTTTGAAACAGGCAAGGTAAAGCAGCTCCCAAAGCCTCAGATGGACTTACACCTCAACAAGGAGGAGGCATTGGGAAAATTTATTTTTGACCACCAAGTCAAAAACCAAGAGCTATTATTACTGACCTTGGCACTGGTTCCGCATATAGACCCGGGTTTCTTTAATCGTATCATTCAAGCGTATTTTCCAAAAGGAGGGGAGTTTCCGGAATTTGGTGGGATAAAAGCCAAAAACCATCGTGGAATCATCCCAACAGGGGAAACTGCCCTGTACATTTTGGCTGGCAATGATGCCAATACCCGAAAGAAATACTTACCGCTGTTCACTACATCCTTCCTCTTCCAAAAAGGGATCATCTCACTGGAAGAAGGCAGTAGAAGCGAACCACGCTGGTCTGGTGCCCTGATTATGGACGGAGAATATGCCGAACTTTTTACCACGGAACGTATCAGCAAACCAAAATTAAGTTCCAGTTTTCCAGCACAGCTGATCAATACCGAATTGGAATGGGAAGATCTTGTCTTGAATTCAAAAACATTAAACCATATTCAGGAAATTGAAGAATGGCTTCAGCATGAACATGCATTATTGCACGAATGGGGAATGCACAAGAGATTGAAGCCAGGATATCGCGTGATGTTCTTTGGCCCCCCTGGAACTGGCAAAACGCTCACCGCAAGCTTATTGGGGAAATATACCCAGAAGGATGTTTACAGGATAGACCTTTCCTTAGTCACGTCCAAGTACATTGGGGAGACAGAGAAGAATCTATCTTCTTTATTCGACAAAGCTGCAAACAAAGATTGGATCCTGTTCTTTGATGAAGCAGATGCTATTTTCGGAAAGCGCACCAATGTCCGTGATGCGCATGACAAGTACGCCAATCAAGAAGTCTCTTATTTATTACAGCGTATCGAAAATCATCCTGGCTTGGTGATTTTAGCTTCTAATTTTAAAAGTAATATTGACATGGCCTTCACCAGGAGATTCCAAAGTATCATTGAGTTTCCATTGCCTGTGGCGGCTGAGAGACTTATCCTCTGGGAAAAGAATATCCCACCAAAGGCAAAGATCGCCAAAGATCTCGATCTCTCCGTCTTTGCAAAAAAATATGAACTTACCGGAGCTAATATTGTCAATGTAATCCAATATGCCAGTTTGAAGGCACTTAGCAAGGATAAAAAGGAACTTGGTCAGGAAGACCTGCTTACCGGAATCAAAAAGGAGTTGGTAAAAGAAGGAAAAATGGTAAACTAA
- a CDS encoding tetratricopeptide repeat protein — METKRAIELNNQGAKHFLNGRFDQAVSCYEEAYKLHPENTSLLNNMGLYYHQQKDFDKALSFFQKAIDLEEKASYMVNAGNSLAMQGKLEDARKQYQNTVKKFPKALGAWVSLAHLATHQNRLGDARAYWNEVVQLAPKPAHFLEMAKVMILQKDLEPALELLYAHSGEGKHAEIWFQIGRCEFQLRNHGLAEKALMRALAISPDHPDFRYYLALNYLAKGATQKGLEQLDILLKYDGENPNILTEKGVILSSLHQYDEALSLFEKALKIKPEFPKARHYKNLIENQTS, encoded by the coding sequence ATGGAAACCAAAAGAGCTATCGAACTTAACAATCAGGGAGCCAAGCATTTCCTAAATGGAAGATTTGACCAGGCGGTTTCCTGTTATGAAGAAGCCTACAAGCTTCATCCAGAAAACACATCCCTACTGAACAACATGGGATTGTACTATCATCAGCAGAAGGATTTTGACAAAGCCTTGTCATTTTTCCAAAAAGCAATTGACTTAGAAGAAAAAGCCAGTTATATGGTAAACGCAGGAAATTCGCTGGCCATGCAGGGCAAACTCGAGGACGCCCGAAAACAATACCAAAACACTGTCAAAAAGTTTCCAAAGGCACTTGGGGCTTGGGTCAGCTTAGCGCATCTAGCCACTCATCAAAATCGCTTGGGGGATGCCAGGGCTTATTGGAATGAAGTCGTCCAGCTGGCTCCAAAGCCAGCGCATTTTCTGGAAATGGCAAAGGTCATGATCCTTCAAAAAGACCTGGAACCTGCTCTGGAGCTGTTATATGCCCATTCTGGCGAAGGGAAACATGCCGAAATCTGGTTTCAGATCGGTAGATGTGAATTTCAACTTAGGAATCATGGGCTAGCCGAAAAGGCTTTAATGAGGGCATTGGCCATCTCCCCTGATCACCCGGACTTCAGGTACTATCTCGCCTTAAACTACCTTGCCAAAGGAGCCACCCAAAAAGGCCTGGAACAATTGGATATTTTGCTAAAATATGATGGGGAAAATCCCAATATCCTAACGGAAAAGGGTGTCATTCTTAGCAGTTTGCACCAATATGATGAAGCGCTATCACTTTTTGAAAAAGCCTTGAAAATCAAGCCTGAATTTCCTAAAGCAAGGCATTACAAGAATCTCATTGAAAACCAAACATCCTGA
- a CDS encoding contractile injection system tape measure protein, translating to MNALTNHIVQKVLVELNIAEQQTALGIKNQIEVFIHKELFPLLEEYFNELEQQFKGNHVQLPSLTIQLHSTKPIFDAIGTSTQKLAVDHLLNQFRQQVEQQMRHWSRTVRSISYKEDKISNASQSLKPVNGKERVPAAAPSDLTSSQRMIQSIIYIMEHGHRPWWLGEGEKVLFFSPWNSMDETVKDSFKQPALRSFFKNLSYQPNVLNRLIHQFSNHQLGKIYHELMHSKAELTSIQLYKTLVNHLKSGKFRMTFWRMVFGTLSKTYFDINHIEQAQNLWKIGVVEHPQSHETIFRIIDQIYHTAGRIHHQKSWSNETVFTQFKSNYNSLRLILINSNKKSTHATDQKNFQDQLVQLWKETGEIQEMEKIDKGQLQEKEATSQTDEARLSDGIYAGQAGLVLLHPYIGQLFQTTGLMDQEKRILNKTLAVHLLHYLATKQENAFEQDMVFEKYCCNVGLETSLEREVSLPQHMKNAVEELLQAAVGHWTALKNTSGDTLRIEFLTRKGKLVTQGNHHKLVIERKTQDILLEQLPWNISLVKFPWKKQLLFVEWGR from the coding sequence GTGAACGCGCTGACCAACCATATCGTCCAAAAAGTATTGGTCGAGCTGAACATCGCTGAGCAACAAACAGCCCTTGGTATCAAAAACCAAATCGAGGTGTTTATCCATAAAGAGCTGTTTCCACTCCTAGAGGAATACTTTAACGAATTGGAGCAACAATTTAAGGGGAATCACGTGCAGCTACCATCGCTCACGATCCAACTTCATAGCACTAAACCGATCTTTGACGCTATAGGGACATCGACCCAGAAGCTAGCGGTGGACCATCTTCTGAACCAATTTCGACAGCAAGTAGAGCAGCAAATGCGGCATTGGAGCAGAACAGTCCGGTCGATTTCTTATAAGGAGGACAAAATCTCCAATGCGTCCCAATCGCTAAAACCAGTCAATGGAAAAGAGAGGGTACCTGCAGCAGCTCCTTCCGACCTGACTTCAAGTCAACGGATGATCCAATCCATTATCTATATAATGGAACACGGGCACAGGCCATGGTGGTTGGGAGAGGGTGAAAAGGTGCTGTTTTTCTCTCCGTGGAACTCAATGGATGAAACGGTAAAGGATAGCTTTAAGCAGCCTGCACTGCGAAGTTTCTTTAAAAACCTGTCCTATCAGCCCAATGTACTTAATCGACTAATCCACCAGTTTTCTAATCATCAATTGGGAAAAATATATCATGAGTTGATGCATAGCAAAGCTGAATTAACCTCAATTCAACTTTATAAAACGTTGGTCAATCACCTTAAATCAGGTAAGTTCAGAATGACGTTTTGGCGGATGGTTTTTGGAACGTTGTCTAAGACATATTTTGACATAAATCATATAGAGCAAGCTCAAAACCTTTGGAAAATAGGCGTAGTGGAACATCCACAAAGCCATGAGACCATTTTCCGTATCATCGATCAAATTTATCATACGGCAGGCCGCATTCACCATCAAAAAAGCTGGAGTAACGAAACGGTATTCACACAATTCAAATCAAATTACAACAGTTTAAGATTAATTTTAATCAATTCAAATAAAAAATCAACTCACGCAACTGATCAAAAGAACTTCCAAGATCAATTGGTGCAGCTTTGGAAAGAAACAGGTGAAATTCAAGAAATGGAAAAGATTGACAAAGGGCAGCTACAGGAAAAAGAGGCTACTTCCCAAACAGATGAAGCAAGACTGTCTGACGGCATCTATGCAGGCCAGGCAGGTTTGGTTTTATTGCATCCCTATATCGGTCAATTGTTTCAAACCACCGGTCTAATGGATCAGGAAAAGCGCATCCTAAATAAAACGCTTGCAGTACACCTTTTACATTACTTAGCCACAAAACAGGAAAATGCCTTTGAACAGGATATGGTATTTGAGAAGTATTGCTGTAATGTGGGATTGGAGACCTCCTTGGAACGCGAGGTCTCCTTGCCCCAACACATGAAAAATGCTGTAGAAGAATTGTTGCAAGCAGCTGTGGGTCATTGGACGGCGCTGAAAAACACCTCGGGAGATACCCTCAGGATAGAATTTCTTACTAGAAAAGGTAAGTTGGTCACACAGGGTAATCACCACAAGTTGGTCATTGAACGGAAGACGCAGGATATTCTTCTTGAACAACTGCCTTGGAACATCAGCTTGGTGAAATTTCCCTGGAAGAAGCAATTGTTGTTTGTGGAGTGGGGAAGGTGA